TTATTTACCAGGTAACCATGTCGTGTTTATATCCCAGGTAGCCAGGTAGTAattatttaccaggtagtggttatttaACAGGTAGAGCAGTCTACAGTGTCAATAGCGTGAGCCTGTGGTTTTAGTTTAGTGAATATCCTCTGACCTACCAGCTAGCCACAGCTATAGCCATACCTATTCCTCAATGTGCACAGGGCACGAATCCGCATCTGTCCATCCaaaagggagcagagagagagagagagagagagagaaagagagagggacatcGAAGAGGAGACGTAAAATATGAAATGATGGAtataggagagaaacagagaatagAACACATTTACGGCACAGAGAATTCAAATACCACAAAGAGAAGgggtggggtgtgggggggggtacaAGGGCGACCAAGGGTGAGCgagggactggggtcagaggtCAATAAGTTGGGAGTTATAAGAATGGGAGGAGCTAAGGCTTCGTCTAATTATTAAAATAGGGACTGTGCTCAAGTAGCCAGATGTCTAAATCTTTACGTTCACTCTGTGGCTTGAGCTTTGTAACAAAAAGGCCCGAAAACAGGGACTAATAGTTTGAGAGTTGGTGGCCGCAGAAACATCGCCCATGTTAGAGCGCTACAGAGATAAAGTTAAAGCAACGTTTTTTTCACTGGTTTTGGATACTTGTTGTTCTTGTCAAAAGCAGCACCTGGATCTTGACACACTGCTGTGTACAGGGATTATCTCTTGAGAAGCAAAGCCTTTCACCCCTCCCTCACTGTAACCTGCTTCTGGTCAGCACAACAGAGGGGCACATCTAGCAAGCAAGGGagaagcagaggagagggagagttggatggagggagggatgagtcGCAGACGATTAGCAAAGCGGCTCGGAACTGGCAGACACTGAACATGAACTTGGAGCTCTGGGATGAACCGGATAGAACACCCACACgcgctctcactcacacacacacacactcaccccccactctctcacacacgcacacactcacccacacaccccccactctctcacacacacacacactcacccacacaccccccactctctcacacacgcacactcacggACAAACAGAACACGGACAAATAGAACACCAcaaaagctcacacacacacaaacaaataaaacatggtcaaacacacacagttatatgcaaagacacacacactctcacatatcCACAATCAGACACACTCACAaacataaagacacacacactctcacatatcCACAATCAGACACACTCACAaacataaagacacacacactctcacatatcCACAATCAGACACACTCACAaacataaagacacacacactctcacatatcCACAATCAGACACACTCACAAACATAAAGACACGCACACGGGAGTTTTTTACTGGGGGGAGAGTAGGAAGAGATTGCACAACTACCCGCTATtgagaaaaacaacaacagacgacaaccacaacagtgaAAGAAGGGTGGATGATGAGAAGGAAGCCTCCTGTTCTAACTGCTGAGAAAGACATGCTGTCAGTGTTCGGTATGGATGGATCCCACTGCTGACGCCAATTACAGCCTGATTTAGTCTGGCTCATTCATTCCCTTCCTGCACCTGTTTACTGAGCCCTTTGAGATGAAACAACAGTAGTAGACAGACATTTGAAGGGCAAATGTTTATGCTAAACAAATCTTGGCTAGATACATCGGAGCCTCAGCTTTGACTTAAAGCTCTGTAGACCTGTGTCTGCCACTTCCtgccctctccaccctctcaatCTTCTTCTCCTCACTCTACCCtgacttctgttccactgttTTTCCTCTCGTCCAGGATCCCTCGCTCACTTCTTATTTCCTTACACTGACACCCCTTTCTCTCCCCATTCGCCCCAGTCTCAGCTCTGATTGGTCCATGTTCGGTAGGTTGCCACTCACCGGCGAATCGGCAGTCGGGAACCTGCTCATTGTCCAGCCCCCCCAAACAGTGCGTGTCGCAGAGGGCGACGCCCTGATTGTTATTGGCCAACTCTGGACACCTGCTCCGCCCACCTGCAAGCGAGGGCAAAGGTCAAACAACAGCAGCCAGGCACAGCAGGGGACGGGGCCAGGAGTGTAGCTagttttgtgtgtgcgtgtgtgtgtgtgtgtgtgtgtaaaggaggGCATGGGTGAGATCATGTGATGGTGATGAGTAGCATGTGGCTCAGCAGGCTCAGAGGATGCACATGGAAGCTGGCACACGGTGCAGCAGGGACAGATACATGCAAACATACATCATACGCACATGAACATATATAGAGACAGGATTCCTTTGGTTTCCTTATTAACTCATTTATTAATTGcttgttattgtttatttaatgCACACAGCCAATAGCACCACTccatattaacacacacacacatacatcatattatacttgtgaggactttttggtgaccaacaattgattcccattcaaaatcttaTTTTCTCTAACCTTAAACCCAAcctctaagcctaaaatagcctttttacaAGTGAGGACCGGCAAAATATCCTCACTTCTCTGAATTTTAGTTGGTTTAGtattcttgtgaggacttctgggaCTCACAAGTATAATAAAacatgtacacacgcacacacacacaattatagtAAAATGTGTACAcgcatacgcacgcacacacatgcaaaccGACTACGACTggagaaaaataaatattaaGAAGTTGTATACTAGTCAGAACATGCATGGTGATTAAGAtgtcacaaacatacacacaagaTACACAAACATGCAGACATACAAGCATTTAAACACACATTCataaattacacacacacacacacgcattcaaACTCCGGGGTCACACGCATTCAAACTCCGGGGTCACACGCATTCAAACTCCGGGGTCACACGCATTCAAACTCCGGGGTCACACGCATTCAAACTCCGGGGTCACACGCATTCAAACTCTGGGGACACAGAGAGGCAGGGTTAGAGATTGAAGCCCAATTTATCACTTtggagtggaggaggaagagaggaggatgaggagatggagtatgactccacacacacacagagagagacacacagagagcgagagagagagagagagagagaggctcacactcacacaaatatactgtacatacaactGCATATTAGGGTGTGGAATCTAAGCAGCGCATGCAGAGCACAGCAGGCAAACACACAAGCATTGGCAAGCTaacaacccccacacacacacagctgtcctGGATACAAATACTATTTAGGGGATTTCAAGTACTTTCAACGACATTTGGAAGTAAgtatttaaatactgtatattttatttgaaaagaagtagttgaatattggaatgtatttggaaatacacttggaaagtattttaaaatactcaaatacactgaCTCAAATATACTCCCATTTAACCcaggtatttgaaaatactttatAGTCCTATAAATAGTAGACTATTTATAGGAAATTGTTTGAAAATCATTTCAATAGAAGTAGGCTCATTTATTTTGGTCACAGTATtagaaaatactcaaatacacataaAATAGGTATTTAAACCAGgtctgactgacacacacacacacacacacatacacacacagagcaaaCTGAGCCAAGTGCAAAGGTGCAAACGCATGATTTGTGATGATTTCACCGATGGCCAGTATTTTAGCCCACATTTTCATTTACAGTAGAGAGAATCTAGCATGGCACCACTTAAAACACCCTGCTATCTCACTAATAATGGTCTTTCTATGGTAGATCAAAGTATAGGGTGCTGTAACAGGGTAGTCAGTCACTAGAATGCCATGTTAGAAAGGACAAGTGGCAATGTCGTCAGAATTGATGAGAGTATTGgagattattattatatattttttttaatgtaaggCAAGGGTAAGGAGTCTTTAAGTTAGCATTAGTGGATAACATTGTATTAGTGGTTAGACTGCCCCATACTTCTGTCCTTTCCAGCATGGCCAAATAGTGAGGCGGGTAAAGCAGGagtcagaggtgagaggtcaatAAGAGGTCACATAGTTACCCTGCTCGTGGGAAGGGGAGGGGCAGTCTTCCTCTGTGACATCATTTCcctgtgagaaggagagagacagttgGATTTATGTTGTATTGTATATTTTACATTCATATAGTTTAGGTACATTTTGAGAAGTGCAACTTGGGTCCAAAAAAACTTGATTTCATCTCATTTAAAAGTTCTGTCACAAAGAGCATGTTAAGTGCCAAATTAAGTAACAGGTttgacgatttcatcttaaaATAAGCCATAAAttcccttgtgacagggggaatggaagcttgttgtgtgcaaccgGAGTGCCAATTAAATGGAAGCGTCACCCACCcccacaaaatatatatatatatattctagcctgtctatctatgggtaacagagttgacatgttatgctcgacccgctcagttttccaccacaaaaaaaaaatgaaaatggccaagaagagtagaaccagctcacctgatttAACTATTCGATTTTAAAATAATCTAAAGATACATTGAacaaggaatagtttcaccatattaaaacgagagttcagttcacgtaacagggttgaccttaaaattagGGACAGATGTAAATGAATCACTGTGACAGTGCAAGGGGTTTTACACTGTCTAGGGTGTTAGGCATAGGTAATAACTCAAAGGTAAAGGCACAGGAGACAGGAACGCGGTGCAAACAAAGGGCCTTTTATTAAGAAAATGAAAATGACATCCTGGCTCTTGCAGCGCTCTACAGGGTCAGACTTTAACATAAAGTCGACATGACAAGCCAAAAGCTTAAGCGCTGCCAATCATATCGGTCCTGTCCATACCTCACGTGACGTGTGCTCTCCAGAATGCTCTCCCCACAGAGTCAGAGCTGCACACCTTTAAGTCTTTAGGCAGTCAATTAGATGGCTGCCCCACCCTCGTTAAGGGAACAGTGCTGGCTAGGCTTGGCTCTTCTGCACCACAATCTCTActaacattaaataaataatcatcttcagaaaggactttgtcaaagcaacaaaaaaactaaggctttacaatgatggtgatacatttttgggggggattaagtgggttaaaatcttcctagaagtgacgCAGGGTTGACAGAGGGACATGTGAAAATCCTGtattttggcactttagcaagcctTTATTCATGTTAAAAATCAGATtaattgaattctccatgtggcctatattaaagggcacttcatttaatataactggcttttaaaatgcaatattttGGAACGACCCTACTATATATGCACTCTTCGTGGAACGACCCTACTACATATGCACTCGTCGTGGAACGACCCTACTACATATGCACTCGTCGTGGAACGACCCTACTAAACAGGCACTTTTCGTGGAACGACCCTACTATATATGCACCTCTGAATCCTGCTCGTCTGACACAGCGACTGAGAAGTTCTGTTCTTTTGGTTCCATGGGTAGCTCCTGAGAAAGAGACAAcaaaagagggagaaagaaagagtgggGTTATTCTCTATGTCAGAGATTTCGACAAGCCACTTCTCTAGgtgttccctcactctctccacccctgttctcccttctctcccccgtcTCACTTCCCCATCCTGCTGTGAGGGTCCCCGGCTCTCCATGGGTGCATCCTGGTTCTCCTCCCCCTttgcttctctcccctcctccccctctacctccccctccggCCCAGCCAGGTAGGAACcggacatggaagacagggtgtcAGTGCTGATCTGAGAGTGATGGCTGTGGGACGAAGCCATGGACATGACTGACTGGGCCAGGCTACTGCTCACTTGGTCTGAgagggggagaaacagagagaagaagagacaatTAACAATGTTTTATAATTTGACACATTTTCTATTGCCCACTGGCCACCCTCTAGCAGCGCCTGCCAGCCAGCCCCAGCAGAAGGCCCACCTTCAGgggaggtgatggtggaggagaaAGGTGTTCCAGTACAGGAGGACTGGTCGATGGCTCCAGACGAAGATAGAGTCAGGTTCTCACTCTCTGGAGTTACACCACTCTGGAACAGAGAGCAGACCGAGTAaggtcaaccacacacacacacacacacacacaccggagacaaacagacacacacgcacacactgtgtCAGTGTACCTCCGGTTGTTGTTTCCGGCGGCAGGCCTGAACTTCTGATTCACTGCGTTCTGActtctcgtcctcctcctcgggcAGCACCGAAGAATTCTGGGAGAGAGACCTGACACATCCCATAATGTAGCAGTCAGAATCATAAACACCACAACAAACACTCACAACACTACCTTTGTCCCGAAAGAAAGATATTATATTACCTAAACCTTTAAAAGTCCTAGGAAATTAATTCCTAttcaaatgtacagtatgtttgtatGCATATAtgcatcccaaaaggcaccctattccccatgtagtgcactacttttgaccagggccaatagggtagtggtcaaaagtagtgcattatatagggaatttggtgtcatttgggacacaacctgtGTCTTCAAGTGTATGCTCCTCTCACTTGGAGCCGCTCTTCTTCAGTTTGAGTCCCTGGCTGGAGTTGGAGTGGTCCAGGGGGGACATGGAGCGTGCCGGGGCTGGGTGGGTCTCACTGCTATAGTGGGGCAGGGTCCCTGAGACGTGGCCCCCAGAGAGGTCCTGCAGAGGGGGGGCCGAGGGAGACACGCTCAGGGGCCCGTTCAGAGCCTCCAGGAGAGACACGGCCTCATAACCTGGGGGGATGTGGTCCGACGCCTGGGGGGAACGAAAAAAGGAGATGAGATGTCATGTTGCTATACGCTGTATTTAAGAACAAAAGCAGTGTTTGTATATATCATACCGAGTGTTCctctgagtcagaggtctgggAGGTGATAACGGGGTTAAACCcggcaggagagagaggactcaGCTTCTTCCTCATGGCTCGGATCTGCAGCAGGGCCCGGAACGCTAAGGACGCATTATAACATGACTAAACGCCCACATCAGTAGAATTCAATTTTTTCGAGTTGAAAGATGGCCAGAGCTTACCCATGATGCTGCACAACAATGTAAGTCAATAAGTAATTGTTTTAgtcaaagtatgatatatttGGGCTTAAAGTGACAAAAACTGCACACTTTGTGCAAATTCGTGCCTATGACATTTATTTTACTATGAAATGACCTATAAATTATTTTTTTGCCAAAGTTTTGTTTCAGTGCTGGGTTTTATTTGAATGGTACCACCCACCAATATGGCATTGTTTATTAATCAGAAACAACTACAAAGTTTGCGAGTCGCGGTGAAACTGTTTTTGCACCTCCCCTTTTTTTACCAGAAAATTATCATAATGCATATTGGATATTTTGTCAAATGTAACTTATAACTGAGCTAGTCTACATGAAAAAAATATGACCATATTATCGATAGTAAAATTGCATGAtatgattgcattttggaacccCGCTCCCCTTGTCGCCCTAAGATAAATGGTTTTGCATGGCCCACGGCCCCAGGTCTGCAGGGTTTGCTCCTTTTTGACCATTCAATTAATCCTAAAGAGAAATCTCCACCCACCCGGGGCACCGGACCATGCAAAACAAACATtgatatttagctagctagctagcttgctaaaatgATAAGAGAGAGAACGAAGAATATAGCTATTTGATCATATCCGTGTGCATGTCCAAACACTAATGATGTCTGGAATCCGACACAGTTTCATGGAATTATCAAACAGTAAGAGTCAGACAAACGTCAACCCTCAACATGTCAACAACTATAGGCAGGGTTTAGCTGTGACTGACCTCTTGACAGGTAGGCTGCTAGTCTCTTTCTGAAATAATTATTTTCACCTGACTTACAGTGTCCCCGTCTTAACTGAAATGGTGCTCACACAACTTTCATTAGCTGGCAaaggttagcatgctagctagttaCACTGACAGCTGACAGTCAATGCCTTATTGGTTGTTATTTCTCTGCTACACTTGAAAATCACCACAACATTTTCCACCCTCCAATTCCTGAACATGCATTAGCAGCCTGTGTCAGTCTTCGAGGTGGAAGCTAAACGAGAATTTCAGCGCTAGGATGGGAATTACTCGAAATAGGTGCAGCAACTTCCTCTGAGGTGGGTCTTTAAGTATTGATGTGGTGGTTTTATGCATACCAGAGTATGGCTTACGAAGGTCTTATGCAGCATTATAGACTCACATAGTCTGCAGATGGGGTAACAGTTAGACtattagtccctgtgcccaagaacactaaggtaacctgcctaaatgactaccgacccatagcactcacgtctgccatgaagtgctttgaaaggctagtcatggctcacatcaacaccattatcccagaaaccctagacccactccaatttgcataccgctcaaacagatccacagatgatgcaatctctattgcactcaacactgccctttcccacctggacaaaaggaacacctatgtgagaatgctattcattgactaaagctcagcgttcaacaccatagtgccctcaaagctcatcaataagctaaggaccctgggaataaacacctccctctgcaactggatcctggacttcctgatgggccacccccaggtggtaagggtaggcaacaacacatctgccacgctgctCCTCAACACGGcttcccctcaggggtgcatgctcagtcccctcctgtactccttgttcacccatgactggatGGCCAGTCACAACTCCAAGACCATCATTAAGtctgctgacgacacaacagtggtaggcctgatcaccgacaacgatgagacagcctatagggaggaggtcagagacctggccgtgtggtgccaggataacaacctctcaacgtcagcaagacaaagggaGATGATTGtgcactacaggaaaaggaggaccgagcaaaccccattctcatcgacggggctgtagtggagcaggttgagagcttcaagttccttggtgtccacatcaccaacaaactagaatggtccaaacagtcatgaagagggcacgacaaagccaattccccctcaggagactgaaaagatttggcatgggtcctcagatcctcaaaaagttctacagctgaaccatcgagagcatcccgactggtatggtaactgctcggcctccaaccgcaaggcactacagagggtagtgcgtacgacccagtacatcactggagccaagcttcctgccatccaggacctctataccaggcggtgtcagaggaaggcccaagaaattgccaaagactccagccaccccagtcatagactgttctccctgctaccgcacgcacaccaagcggtaccggagtctAGGTTCAAAAGGCTTTTtcacagcttttacccccaagccataagactcctgaacagctaatcaaactatttgcattgtcccccaccGCCCCTcgtttacgctgctgctactctctggttattatctatgtatagtcactttaactctacctacatttacatattgcctcaattacctcgactaacctgtacattgactctgtaccggtactccctgtatatagccttgctactgttatcttaatgctgctctttaactatttgttattttttacttaaacACTTATTTTCCTtaaaacagcattgttggttaagggtttgtaagtaagcatttcactgtaagttctacacctgttgtattcggtgcatgtaacaaataacatgtgatttgatttaactGAGAATGTATTAGGTATTGCTATGAAGCTCACAAATGCCAACGTATGGCTTACAAAGGTCTTTTGTAGCATTATAGACATTATAGACTCACGCAGTCTGCATATGGGGCAGCAGTTGGCCTGGTAGCGGAGAGTGTCTGCGCAGGCATTACAGAGACACAGGTGTCTGCAGGGCAGGATGAGTGTGTCGCGTACGTccgacagacacaccacacactccgCACTGTTATCACTGATCTCATCATCCGCAACCTGgggacatcaatcaatcaatcaatcaattaggACATCACTACATTCAGAGAGCAGTATGGTAGCTTGGTCAAACACAGTAAAAATGAGATTCACTGTCCATATAATCTAACCGAGTGTGTTTAGGGCATGGACTACTGAACACAATGCTTTTTGTTCAAAACTTTCAAAATGACTCTCTGTAGAACTGGTTAGAGCaatggttcccaactccagtcctccagtacctccaacagtgcaTAGTTTTATTGTAGCCCCGGACAAAAAAAATACCTGATTCAACTTGGCAATTAATCATCATGCCCTCAATGAGTTAAATCAGGTGTTCACTAGTCCATGTCCTAAACAACCAAATTCTCAACTTGGTACCTTTGATTCTTGGCTGTTGTACTTGTTCTCGATGCCGTAGATCTCCTGAAGAAGGTAACTCACCCCATCCACCTGGAGAAGAAACATgttggggatgagagagagaaggtttCACTATAAAACATACCAGGAAGAATggtgaaagggggagagagggtttggaggagaagggaggaggcaaTAACAggcaggaaagagaggggggcaaGATAGAATACAGAGTGAGAcaagagagcaatagagagaagacagagagagagaggaaaaggactTGGTAGAAACAAACTTACCACTTGTTTCTGTTTCAGAGGTTTGACACAGTAGCTCCCATCCATGTGCTGTGGAACAAACAGTAGATACTTAGCTGACGCTTGTAACAATCCAATCCCACTGGACACAGGCGGCATTTCAACATCTAGTCTTTACATTTGATTGAGTTgacaactaacgtgaattcaacgtgaaatcaacaaacatTTGAagcatgtcattggatttagcttAAAAGTTGGATGAAAAAAAGACAAACATTTTGATGACTGAAATCAGTTTTCCACCTTGATTCAATGTTATCATAtaaattttgttgttgttgaaatgatgtggaaaacaacgttgattcaaccagtttgtgcccagtgggatactTTTAAGAGTCAAACATTTCAAAACATGTCAGACAAACATTAAGATACCTAATGAGTAAAAGTTGACATACTTCAACACGTTGTAAATGTAACACTTTACTTACAATCCTACAACACATCAGACTTAAAGCTCCTTACCTTCTCAAAGGTGGCCAGGAGTACATGGGAGTGACCCATGTGATCTTCCCCCTCGTCTACTGTCGCTTGAACGACCATGGGAAACACATCCTTATCCATGTCAAACAGCAACTagaaagagcaggagagagagcgagagcgagagagagagagagagagagcgagacagagagcgagagagagcgagagagagcgagacagagagagagaaagagagagagagggtggaggaagagagagagagcgagacagagagatggggtggtagaagagagaaaagagggtgAGATAAAGAGAGGTTATACACTGAAAACACACATACTTCGTTAGTAatatgcataaacacacacacagaccgtacCTCCTCATCGGCCCACTCCGACAGATTGATGGAGTGGGAGGGCAGACAGAACTGCTGACAGACTCCTCTCTTAAAGTGCACCGTCTCTGACTGGAGAGAGCTGTCCTGGGGAATGTAGCTATAGGAGAGATGCAGAGAGTTAGAAGAgataaacatgcacacacacacacacacacacacacacacacacacacacacacacacacttacataggCACTCCGTTGTGGAACTCCTCTATAGCTTGATAGTAGATTGTGATGGCCACCTGTGTGTCAGCGTCGAAGGTGAACTCTATGTTGTAACAGGCTTTGCTTTTCCCTGCCACGTCCTCCCCTGGCAGTTTCAGGTCCTCACTACACCTGCCAGCATGCATAAAGACAGCTAGCGTCATCTACACACCGTTACAATAATGTAATAACAGTATAGGGAGTAAGCTCGGCAACCCACAACCAAAGCTTGTGAAAGCCTCCGGCCAGCTATTTGTTTCTAGGGGGAGAAGTTAAGATGTTGGACTAGTGCAATAAAAcagactacagatgtaggattttaatttgagccGGTTTGAGACAGGAGGGAAAGAATCCTAAAGAATCCGgatttattatgtggattataattaatggaccttTTTGGTAGGGGTTAAAACATTTTCCTTTgagaaaatcaagtctgacaatttaaaaaagtggaaattacaaactttagaagcctttttaaacctcagaaacactacaagtttgcatttcctgctatgcggtaaaattctcagcaacaaaagggtGATgcaattaagatcttacatctgtaagCATAAGTAAAATAATAATGAAGGGGATATAAACTAGAAGTAAATTGTGTGTGAGATACTCACCGTACGAGCCTCAGTGTATCTTTACGGATGTTTATAAGGCTTCGTAGCGTCTTTACTGGCTCCTGAGGAGGCGGGGCCGCATAGGGAAACTGTAAAGGAACCAATCACAAAAGGTCACATCAATAACAATGACAAAAGCGTCACATGATCTGATCAACTAATCACCAAGCCCTTGATCAGTTGAATCAGGTGGGTTAGTGCAAAGCATTGTCCTGGATACTTCACCCCCCATTCTTTCCCCACTTTTATTACTGGACTTTGCACAATCTGAGCGTCTTTCCCCGGTGTACTGTGTTTTTGTTGCTGACTGTGTAAGAAGAGAGTTGAGTGGGTCAAAAATACAAAATGTCCAACGCTTAACTATTTAACTGACATTATGATGTCTGTGTAAAGTAACTAAAGTTTGGGAGGAAAGACGACACCTGTAACAAATTAaatctcctcccctctcaacaATCTCCTCGCCAGTGAACGGCTGCGTCTATAGTATCCAGATCCTGTTATCCTAATCTGTTGTTGTATTTCTCATCCCTCCACCACCCGTCATCCATCATCCCTCCACCACcggtctcctcccttctccctgtttttAAGGGTCCATAAGGGGGATTAACTCTGTGCTGAGAAGCAGAGACCACCAGGACTCCCACCCCAACAGTCTTCATCTCCCCTTCCCGATCCATGCGACGACCAAGCAACATCCTCCCCAACCATCATcctccaccaaccaccaaccaccaccaaccatcaaccaccaccaaccaccaaccatcaccaaccaccaacctccaccaaccaccaaccatcaACCACCACCAACCATCACCAACCACCAAcctccaccaaccaccaaccaccaccaaccatcaaccaccaccaaccaccaacctcCACCAACCATCAACCACCACCAAcctccaccaaccaccaaccaccaccaacctccaccaaccaccaaccaccaccaaccATCAAcctccaccaaccaccaaccaccaccaaccatcaaccaccaccaaccaccaaccaccaccaaccaccaccaaccaccaaccaccaaccaccaccaaccaccaaccaccaccaaccaccaaccaccaccaaccaccaaccaccaaccaccaaccaccaaccatcaaccaccaccaaccaccaacctcCACCAAC
This genomic interval from Salvelinus fontinalis isolate EN_2023a chromosome 30, ASM2944872v1, whole genome shotgun sequence contains the following:
- the LOC129828654 gene encoding E3 ubiquitin ligase RNF157-like isoform X1, producing MGALTSRQNAGVEEVDIPSNSVYRYPPKSGSYFANHFIMGGEKFDSTHPEGYLFGENTDLNFLGIRPVAFPYAAPPPQEPVKTLRSLINIRKDTLRLVRCSEDLKLPGEDVAGKSKACYNIEFTFDADTQVAITIYYQAIEEFHNGVPIYIPQDSSLQSETVHFKRGVCQQFCLPSHSINLSEWADEELLFDMDKDVFPMVVQATVDEGEDHMGHSHVLLATFEKHMDGSYCVKPLKQKQVVDGVSYLLQEIYGIENKYNSQESKVADDEISDNSAECVVCLSDVRDTLILPCRHLCLCNACADTLRYQANCCPICRLPFRALLQIRAMRKKLSPLSPAGFNPVITSQTSDSEEHSASDHIPPGYEAVSLLEALNGPLSVSPSAPPLQDLSGGHVSGTLPHYSSETHPAPARSMSPLDHSNSSQGLKLKKSGSKSLSQNSSVLPEEEDEKSERSESEVQACRRKQQPESGVTPESENLTLSSSGAIDQSSCTGTPFSSTITSPEDQVSSSLAQSVMSMASSHSHHSQISTDTLSSMSGSYLAGPEGEVEGEEGREAKGEENQDAPMESRGPSQQDGEELPMEPKEQNFSVAVSDEQDSEGNDVTEEDCPSPSHEQGGRSRCPELANNNQGVALCDTHCLGGLDNEQVPDCRFAGLMYLGGYRPVLEPLPHHTSTSNINLEEQGAETRDGQSPKQTPHTPRRGPLIV
- the LOC129828654 gene encoding E3 ubiquitin ligase RNF157-like isoform X4, with amino-acid sequence MGALTSRQNAGVEEVDIPSNSVYRYPPKSGSYFANHFIMGGEKFDSTHPEGYLFGENTDLNFLGIRPVAFPYAAPPPQEPVKTLRSLINIRKDTLRLVRCSEDLKLPGEDVAGKSKACYNIEFTFDADTQVAITIYYQAIEEFHNGVPIYIPQDSSLQSETVHFKRGVCQQFCLPSHSINLSEWADEELLFDMDKDVFPMVVQATVDEGEDHMGHSHVLLATFEKHMDGSYCVKPLKQKQVVDGVSYLLQEIYGIENKYNSQESKVADDEISDNSAECVVCLSDVRDTLILPCRHLCLCNACADTLRYQANCCPICRLPFRALLQIRAMRKKLSPLSPAGFNPVITSQTSDSEEHSASDHIPPGYEAVSLLEALNGPLSVSPSAPPLQDLSGGHVSGTLPHYSSETHPAPARSMSPLDHSNSSQGLKLKKSGSKSLSQNSSVLPEEEDEKSERSESEVQACRRKQQPESGVTPESENLTLSSSGAIDQSSCTGTPFSSTITSPEDQVSSSLAQSVMSMASSHSHHSQISTDTLSSMSGSYLAGPEGEVEGEEGREAKGEENQDAPMESRGPSQQDGEELPMEPKEQNFSVAVSDEQDSEGNDVTEEDCPSPSHEQDADSCPVHIEE
- the LOC129828654 gene encoding E3 ubiquitin ligase Rnf157-like isoform X3, coding for MGALTSRQNAGVEEVDIPSNSVYRYPPKSGSYFANHFIMGGEKFDSTHPEGYLFGENTDLNFLGIRPVAFPYAAPPPQEPVKTLRSLINIRKDTLRLVRCSEDLKLPGEDVAGKSKACYNIEFTFDADTQVAITIYYQAIEEFHNGVPIYIPQDSSLQSETVHFKRGVCQQFCLPSHSINLSEWADEELLFDMDKDVFPMVVQATVDEGEDHMGHSHVLLATFEKHMDGSYCVKPLKQKQVVDGVSYLLQEIYGIENKYNSQESKVADDEISDNSAECVVCLSDVRDTLILPCRHLCLCNACADTLRYQANCCPICRLPFRALLQIRAMRKKLSPLSPAGFNPVITSQTSDSEEHSASDHIPPGYEAVSLLEALNGPLSVSPSAPPLQDLSGGHVSGTLPHYSSETHPAPARSMSPLDHSNSSQGLKLKKSGSKSLSQNSSVLPEEEDEKSERSESEVQACRRKQQPESGVTPESENLTLSSSGAIDQSSCTGTPFSSTITSPEDQVSSSLAQSVMSMASSHSHHSQISTDTLSSMSGSYLAGPEGEVEGEEGREAKGEENQDAPMESRGPSQQDGEELPMEPKEQNFSVAVSDEQDSEGNDVTEEDCPSPSHEQGGRSRCPELANNNQGVALCDTHCLGGLDNEQVPDCRFADADSCPVHIEE